The Mycolicibacterium parafortuitum nucleotide sequence CCTTCCGGGCCGGATACCCAAACTCCTTGCCCGTCTGGCAGTTTAGCCGGGCGCGCGGGGCTACTCGTGCCGGCGAACGCCTCCCCTTGCCCCGGGTGTGCCCCAGCGCACTACGCTGGCGGCTGTGGAACCGGTATATGGCACCGCCATCCAGATCGCTCGCCTGGTCTGGCGGATCCAGGGGCTGAAGTTCACGATCACCGGCGTCGAGAATCTGCCCAAGACCGGTGGCGCGGTGATCGCGATCAACCACACCAGCTACTTCGACTTCACGTTCGCCGGGCTGCCCGCCTACCAGCAGCACCTGGGCCGCAAGGTGCGGTTCATGGCGAAGAAGGAAGTCTTCGACAACAAGATCAGCGGCCCGTTGATGCGGGGTATGCGCCACATCCCGGTCGACCGGGACAACGGTGCGGCGTCCTTCGAGGAGGCCTGCCGCCGGCTGGCCGCCGGGGAGTTCGTCGGGGTCTATCCCGAGGCGACGATCAGCCGCAGTTTCGAGATCAAGGAGTTCAAGTCCGGCGCGGCGCGGATGGCGATCGCGGCGAACGTGCCGATCGTGCCGCACATCGTGTGGGGCGCCCAGCGGATCTGGACCAAGGGTCATCCGAAGAACATGAAGCGGCCGAAGGTGCCGATCCACATCGCCGTCGGCACCCCGATCGAGCCGACCCTGCCGGCTTCCGAACTGACCGCGCTGCTGCACTCGCGGATGCAGCATCTGCTGGAACAGGTGCAGGACGCCTACGGCCCGCACCCGCCCGGTGAATTCTGGGTGCCCCACCGGATGGGCGGCGGTGCCCCGACGCTCGCCGAGGCCAACCGGATGGACGCCGAGGAAGCAGCGCAGAAGGCCGCACGGCGCGGCGGGACGCCCGGACTGGACACCGGAACCTCTGAGGCGCCGGGGTAGTCCAGATGGAACCGGTCTTCCGCGCGCTCGAGGTCACGGCCAAGTTCGCGGTGTGGGCCACCGGCACGAAGATCACCTTCCGCGGCCTCGACAACCTGCCCGCCACCGGTGGCGCGGTGGTCGCCATCAACCACACCGGCTACGTCGACTTCCTGCCCGCCGCGCTCGCCGCGCACCAGCGCGGGCGCCGCATGCGGTTCATGATCAAGGCGGAGATGAACGAGGTGCGGGCCATCCGCTTTCTGATCAAGCACACCAGGACGATCCCGGTCGACCGGCAGGCCGGAGCGGGTGCCTATGCCGCCGCGGTGGCCTCGCTGCGCGGCGGAGAGATCGTCGGGGTCTATCCGGAGGCGACGATCAGCCGCAGCTTCGAGCTCAAGGAGTTCAAGTCCGGTGCGGTCCGGATGGCCCGGGAGGCTCAGGTGCCGATCGTGCCGCTGATCGTCTGGGGCGCCCAGCGGGTGTGGACCAAAGGGCATCCGAAAGCATTGGGACGCAACAGGTTCCCGGTGACCGTTCTCGTCGGTGCGCCGATCGATTCGTCTGGTGATGCGGTCGCGCTCGACGCGACGCTGCGTGCCGAGATGGACCGGCTGCTGCACCGGGCACAGGTTGACTACGAACAGCCGCCGGGAGCTTTCTGGCTGCCGCGGCGCCTCGGCGGTGGGGCACCGACCCCGGCGGAGGCGCGACTGATAGAGGAGGCCGAGATGGCAGAGCGCGCGCGCAGACGGGGCGAGCGCCGGTGACGCCGCTGCTGATCGCCACAGACGTCGACGGCACCCTGATCGACGACGACGAGAACGTCACCGCGCGGACGCGGTCGGTGGTGCGGGCCGCCGTGGACGCGGGCACGCGGTTCGTGCTCGCGACGGGCAGGCCGCCTCGGTGGGTGCAGCCCATCGTGGACCAGCTGGGATTCGCGCCGATCGCGGTGTGCGCCAACGGCGCGGTGATCTACGACCCGGCCACCGACCGCATCGTGTCGGCACGCACGCTCTCGACGGACCAGCTCGCCGAGCTCGCCGAGATCGCGACGCGGGTGATTCCCGGAGCCGGTCTGGCCGTGGAACGCGTCGGCCAGAGCGCGCACGACGCCGCCACCCCGCAGTTCGTCAGCTCACCGGGTTACGAGCACGCGTGGCTGAACCCGGACAACACCGAGGTCTCGATCGAGGACCTGCTGAGCGCACCGGCGGTGAAGCTGCTGATCCGTAAGGCCGGCGCGCGTAGCGCGGACATGGCCGAGGTGCTGGCCCGGCACGTCGGCCTTGAGGGGGACCTGACGTATTCGACCAACAACGGGCTGATCGAGGTGGTGCCGCTCGGGGTCAGCAAGGCCACCGGTATCGACGAGGTGGCCCGCCCGCTGGGGATCGAGGCGGCCGACATCGTGACGTTCGGGGACATGCCCAACGACATTCCGATGCTCGGTTGGGCCGGCCTCGGCGTCGCGATGGGCAATGCGCACCCGGAAGCGATC carries:
- a CDS encoding lysophospholipid acyltransferase family protein; its protein translation is MEPVYGTAIQIARLVWRIQGLKFTITGVENLPKTGGAVIAINHTSYFDFTFAGLPAYQQHLGRKVRFMAKKEVFDNKISGPLMRGMRHIPVDRDNGAASFEEACRRLAAGEFVGVYPEATISRSFEIKEFKSGAARMAIAANVPIVPHIVWGAQRIWTKGHPKNMKRPKVPIHIAVGTPIEPTLPASELTALLHSRMQHLLEQVQDAYGPHPPGEFWVPHRMGGGAPTLAEANRMDAEEAAQKAARRGGTPGLDTGTSEAPG
- a CDS encoding HAD family hydrolase yields the protein MTPLLIATDVDGTLIDDDENVTARTRSVVRAAVDAGTRFVLATGRPPRWVQPIVDQLGFAPIAVCANGAVIYDPATDRIVSARTLSTDQLAELAEIATRVIPGAGLAVERVGQSAHDAATPQFVSSPGYEHAWLNPDNTEVSIEDLLSAPAVKLLIRKAGARSADMAEVLARHVGLEGDLTYSTNNGLIEVVPLGVSKATGIDEVARPLGIEAADIVTFGDMPNDIPMLGWAGLGVAMGNAHPEAIAAADEVTVTNAEDGVARVLERWWR
- a CDS encoding lysophospholipid acyltransferase family protein; this translates as MEPVFRALEVTAKFAVWATGTKITFRGLDNLPATGGAVVAINHTGYVDFLPAALAAHQRGRRMRFMIKAEMNEVRAIRFLIKHTRTIPVDRQAGAGAYAAAVASLRGGEIVGVYPEATISRSFELKEFKSGAVRMAREAQVPIVPLIVWGAQRVWTKGHPKALGRNRFPVTVLVGAPIDSSGDAVALDATLRAEMDRLLHRAQVDYEQPPGAFWLPRRLGGGAPTPAEARLIEEAEMAERARRRGERR